Proteins encoded in a region of the Vicia villosa cultivar HV-30 ecotype Madison, WI linkage group LG5, Vvil1.0, whole genome shotgun sequence genome:
- the LOC131604309 gene encoding uncharacterized mitochondrial protein AtMg00810-like has protein sequence MTLPPGLPASNSSQVCKLHKSLYDLKQASRQWYSKLSSFLISIGYIHSQADHSLYIKVSKSEFTALLVYVDDIMLAGSCLTEITHVKQFLHNKFKIKDLGKLRYFLGFEIARSANGIFLNQRKYTLELLEDSGLLASKPSPILIDPSSKLSAHDGQPMEDPSVYRRLIGRLVYLTNSRPDISFAVQHLSQYVSKPLLPHYHAAIRVIRYLKSVPAKGIFYPATSSLKASAFADSDWARCPDTRRSVTGYCIMLESSLLYWKSKKQNTVSCSSTEAEYIALASFSCELQWLQYVLHDFQIHLPQPAAVFCDSKFEIFLAHNPTFHERSKHIEIDCHVI, from the coding sequence ATGACTCTCCCTCCTGGCCTACCAGCTTCTAATTCTTCCCAGGTTTGCAAACTCCACAAATCATTGTATGACCTTAAGCAGGCCAGCAGGCAATGGTATTCTAAATTGTCATCCTTTTTGATTTCTATTGGATATATTCATTCCCAAGCTGACCATTCTCTATATATTAAAGTATCCAAATCTGAATTCACAGCCTTATTGGTGTATGTAGACGACATTATGCTGGCAGGAAGTTGTTTGACTGAGATCACACATGTCAAGCAATTTCTacacaacaaattcaaaattaaggACCTTGGCAAATTAAGATACTTCCTTGGTTTTGAGATAGCCAGATCCGCCAATGGTATTTTTCTTAATCAAAGAAAATACACTTTGGAGCTCCTTGAAGATAGTGGCCTACTCGCATCCAAGCCCTCTCCCATTCTTATTGATCCATCCTCCAAACTGTCTGCTCATGATGGACAGCCCATGGAAGATCCCTCTGTCTACAGGAGATTGATTGGAAGATTGGTATATCTTACCAATTCCAGGCCAGATATTTCATTTGCTGTTCAACATCTTAGCCAGTATGTATCCAAACCTCTTCTTCCTCATTATCATGCTGCTATTCGTGTAATACGATATCTCAAATCAGTACCAGCTAAAGGCATCTTTTACCCTGCTACTAGTTCTTTAAAGGCATCTGCATTTGCTGATTCTGATTGGGCAAGATGCCCTGATACACGTAGGTCTGTTACAGGATATTGCATTATGTTAGAATCATCTCTTTTGTATTGGAAGTCCAAGAAACAAAATACTGTTTCATGTTCATCAACTGAGGCTGAGTATATAGCATTAGCATCTTTTTCCTGTGAACTTCAGTGGCTTCAGTATGTTTTGCACGATTTTCAGATTCACTTGCCACAACCTGCTGCAGTTTTTTGTGATAGTAAGTTTGAAATTTTTTTGGCTCATAATCCGACCTTTCACGAAAGAAGCAAACATATCGAGATTGATTGTCATGTCATTTGA